In Aptenodytes patagonicus chromosome 8, bAptPat1.pri.cur, whole genome shotgun sequence, a genomic segment contains:
- the SLC26A6 gene encoding solute carrier family 26 member 6 isoform X1, which produces MAAEMVLSHRVPHKVLSEADLEEVAQRKPPAKPSLRGCLRKTRCSASTAKSLLFRFLPFLHWLPRYPVKDWLLGDIASGFSVGIMHLPQGLAYALLAGLPPVTGLYSSFYPVFLYFFFGTSRHNSVGPFAVISVMIGSLTDSLAPSEYFLESVNGTNTTIVNEERRDAARVELVATITVLTGIFQVALGLLQFGFVVTYLSDPLVRGYTTAASVHVLVSQLKNVFGVSLGEHSGPLSLFVTFIEICQKLPETNVGTLVTAIIAMVAIFIVKELNHKFAAKLPMPIPIELVTIIISTGISYGVNLNAKFGISVVGNIPSGLKPPVVPKVSCFGQVAGNAFAIAVVGYAICISLGKIFALKHGYKVDSNQELIALGLCNFLGGFFQCFAISCSMSRSLVQESTGGNSQVAGVIASLVILVTILKIGELFRDLPKAILAAIIIVNLKGMFKQFNDLRVLWKSNRVDLMVWIVTFVATLMLNLDIGLGASVVFGLLTVIFRTQLPHYSILGRIADTDVYRDVAEYQMAQEVPGVKIFSSSSTLYFANVELYADALKKKSGINVDRLIEKKKKALKKLKKQQKKAEKEKAKRQKDAEDRVNGPGVAVIELSGAEDSTPPEPTLRTLGLPQPGFHAIILDFSPVNFVDTVSIKILKNIFRDFREIEVDVFVAGCPVAVLTQLERGNFFSSAITKHCFFPSVHAAMIHISRERHQASVDLSTRM; this is translated from the exons ATGGCGGCGGAGATGGTGCTGAGCCACCGGGTGCCCCACAAGGTGCTGAGTGAGGCCGACCTGGAGGAGGTGGCGCAGCGGAAACCTCCTGCCAAGCCCTCGCTGCGTGGCTGTCTCCGCAAGACCAG ATGCTCAGCCTCCACCGCCAAGTCCCTGCTCTTCCGATTCCTGCCCTTCCTGCACTGGTTGCCCCGCTACCCAGTCAAAGACTGGCTCCTGGGGGACATCGCCTCGGGCTTCAGCGTGGGCATCATGCACCTGCCCCAGG GCCTCGCCTACGCACTGCTGGCCGGGCTGCCGCCTGTCACCGGTCTCTATTCCTCCTTTTACCCTGTCTTCCTCTACTTCTTCTTCGGGACGTCCAGGCACAACTCCGTGG gcccCTTTGCTGTCATCTCCGTCATGATCGGGAGTCTGACAGACTCCCTGGCGCCCAGTGAGTACTTCCTGGAGTCCGTCAACGGCACCAACACCACGATAGTCAATGAGGAACGGCGTGATGCTGCCAGGGTGGAGCTGGTGGCCACCATCACTGTCCTGACAGGCATCTTCCAG GTGGCCCTGGGCCTCCTGCAGTTTGGCTTCGTGGTGACCTACCTCTCGGACCCGCTGGTGCGTGGCTATaccactgctgcctctgtgcaTGTCCTCGTCTCCCAGCTCAAGAACGTCTTTGGGGTCTCCCTGGGCGAGCACTCAGGGCCGCTCTCGCTGTTCGTG ACCTTCATCGAGATCTGCCAGAAGCTGCCAGAGACCAATGTGGGCACCCTGGTGACGGCCATCATTGCCATGGTGGCCATCTTCATTGTGAAAGAGCTCAACCACAAGTTCGCTGCCAAGCTGCCCATGCCCATCCCCATTGAGCTTGTCACG ATCATCATCTCTACCGGCATCTCCTACGGCGTCAACCTGAACGCCAAGTTTGGCATCTCCGTAGTGGGCAACATCCCCAGCGG GTTGAAGCCGCCTGTGGTCCCTAAAGTCAGCTGCTTTGGGCAGGTGGCGGGCAACGCCTTTGCCATTGCCGTGGTGGGCTACGCCATCTGCATCTCCCTGGGCAAGATCTTTGCCCTGAAGCATGGCTACAAAGTGGACAGCAACCAG GAGCTGATCGCACTGGGCCTCTGCAACTTCCTGGGGGGCTTCTTCCAGTGTTTCGCCATCAGCTGCTCCATGTCGCGGAGCCTGGTGCAGGAGAGCACAGGAGGCAACAGTCAG GTAGCTGGTGTCATCGCATCCCTGGTCATCCTGGTGACCATTCTGAAGATTGGAGAGCTCTTCCGGGACCTGCCCAAG GCCATCTTGGCTGCCATCATCATCGTCAACCTCAAGGGCATGTTCAAGCAGTTCAATGACCTCCGCGTGCTCTGGAAGTCCAACCGGGTGGACCTG ATGGTCTGGATTGTGACATTTGTGGCCACCCTCATGCTGAACTTGGACATTGGCCTGGGGGCCTCGGTGGTCTTTGGACTGCTCACTGTCATCTTCCGCACCCAGCT CCCCCACTACTCCATCCTGGGGCGCATCGCTGACACCGATGTCTACAGGGACGTGGCTGAATACCAGATG GCACAGGAGGTCCCCGGTGTGAagatcttctcctcctcctccaccctctATTTTGCCAATGTGGAGCTGTACGCCGACGCCCTGAAGAAGAAG AGCGGCATCAACGTGGACCGCCTGATCGAGAAGAAGAAGAAGGCCCTcaagaagctgaagaaacagcagaagaaggctgagaaggagaaggcaaagaGGCAAAAG gatGCGGAGGACAGGGTTAATGGTCCGGGCGTGGCGGTGATTGAGCTGAGTGGGGCGGAGGACAGCACACCACCCGAGCCCACCCTGCgcaccctggggctgccccagcccggcTTCCATGCCATCATCCTGGACTTCAGCCCTGTCAACTTCGTGGACACCGTCTCCATCAAGATCCTGAAGAAC atCTTCAGGGATTTCCGTGAGATAGAAGTGGACGTCTTCGTTGCCGGCTGCCCGG TGGCCGTCCTCACCCAGCTGGAGCGGGGCAACTTCTTCAGCTCGGCCATCACCAAGCACTGCTTCTTCCCCTCGGTGCACGCCGCCATGATCCACATCAGCAGGGAGCGGCACCAGGCCTCG GTGGACCTCAGCACCAGAATGTAG
- the SLC26A6 gene encoding solute carrier family 26 member 6 isoform X2, whose amino-acid sequence MAAEMVLSHRVPHKVLSEADLEEVAQRKPPAKPSLRGCLRKTRCSASTAKSLLFRFLPFLHWLPRYPVKDWLLGDIASGFSVGIMHLPQGLAYALLAGLPPVTGLYSSFYPVFLYFFFGTSRHNSVGPFAVISVMIGSLTDSLAPSEYFLESVNGTNTTIVNEERRDAARVELVATITVLTGIFQVALGLLQFGFVVTYLSDPLVRGYTTAASVHVLVSQLKNVFGVSLGEHSGPLSLFVIIISTGISYGVNLNAKFGISVVGNIPSGLKPPVVPKVSCFGQVAGNAFAIAVVGYAICISLGKIFALKHGYKVDSNQELIALGLCNFLGGFFQCFAISCSMSRSLVQESTGGNSQVAGVIASLVILVTILKIGELFRDLPKAILAAIIIVNLKGMFKQFNDLRVLWKSNRVDLMVWIVTFVATLMLNLDIGLGASVVFGLLTVIFRTQLPHYSILGRIADTDVYRDVAEYQMAQEVPGVKIFSSSSTLYFANVELYADALKKKSGINVDRLIEKKKKALKKLKKQQKKAEKEKAKRQKDAEDRVNGPGVAVIELSGAEDSTPPEPTLRTLGLPQPGFHAIILDFSPVNFVDTVSIKILKNIFRDFREIEVDVFVAGCPVAVLTQLERGNFFSSAITKHCFFPSVHAAMIHISRERHQASVDLSTRM is encoded by the exons ATGGCGGCGGAGATGGTGCTGAGCCACCGGGTGCCCCACAAGGTGCTGAGTGAGGCCGACCTGGAGGAGGTGGCGCAGCGGAAACCTCCTGCCAAGCCCTCGCTGCGTGGCTGTCTCCGCAAGACCAG ATGCTCAGCCTCCACCGCCAAGTCCCTGCTCTTCCGATTCCTGCCCTTCCTGCACTGGTTGCCCCGCTACCCAGTCAAAGACTGGCTCCTGGGGGACATCGCCTCGGGCTTCAGCGTGGGCATCATGCACCTGCCCCAGG GCCTCGCCTACGCACTGCTGGCCGGGCTGCCGCCTGTCACCGGTCTCTATTCCTCCTTTTACCCTGTCTTCCTCTACTTCTTCTTCGGGACGTCCAGGCACAACTCCGTGG gcccCTTTGCTGTCATCTCCGTCATGATCGGGAGTCTGACAGACTCCCTGGCGCCCAGTGAGTACTTCCTGGAGTCCGTCAACGGCACCAACACCACGATAGTCAATGAGGAACGGCGTGATGCTGCCAGGGTGGAGCTGGTGGCCACCATCACTGTCCTGACAGGCATCTTCCAG GTGGCCCTGGGCCTCCTGCAGTTTGGCTTCGTGGTGACCTACCTCTCGGACCCGCTGGTGCGTGGCTATaccactgctgcctctgtgcaTGTCCTCGTCTCCCAGCTCAAGAACGTCTTTGGGGTCTCCCTGGGCGAGCACTCAGGGCCGCTCTCGCTGTTCGTG ATCATCATCTCTACCGGCATCTCCTACGGCGTCAACCTGAACGCCAAGTTTGGCATCTCCGTAGTGGGCAACATCCCCAGCGG GTTGAAGCCGCCTGTGGTCCCTAAAGTCAGCTGCTTTGGGCAGGTGGCGGGCAACGCCTTTGCCATTGCCGTGGTGGGCTACGCCATCTGCATCTCCCTGGGCAAGATCTTTGCCCTGAAGCATGGCTACAAAGTGGACAGCAACCAG GAGCTGATCGCACTGGGCCTCTGCAACTTCCTGGGGGGCTTCTTCCAGTGTTTCGCCATCAGCTGCTCCATGTCGCGGAGCCTGGTGCAGGAGAGCACAGGAGGCAACAGTCAG GTAGCTGGTGTCATCGCATCCCTGGTCATCCTGGTGACCATTCTGAAGATTGGAGAGCTCTTCCGGGACCTGCCCAAG GCCATCTTGGCTGCCATCATCATCGTCAACCTCAAGGGCATGTTCAAGCAGTTCAATGACCTCCGCGTGCTCTGGAAGTCCAACCGGGTGGACCTG ATGGTCTGGATTGTGACATTTGTGGCCACCCTCATGCTGAACTTGGACATTGGCCTGGGGGCCTCGGTGGTCTTTGGACTGCTCACTGTCATCTTCCGCACCCAGCT CCCCCACTACTCCATCCTGGGGCGCATCGCTGACACCGATGTCTACAGGGACGTGGCTGAATACCAGATG GCACAGGAGGTCCCCGGTGTGAagatcttctcctcctcctccaccctctATTTTGCCAATGTGGAGCTGTACGCCGACGCCCTGAAGAAGAAG AGCGGCATCAACGTGGACCGCCTGATCGAGAAGAAGAAGAAGGCCCTcaagaagctgaagaaacagcagaagaaggctgagaaggagaaggcaaagaGGCAAAAG gatGCGGAGGACAGGGTTAATGGTCCGGGCGTGGCGGTGATTGAGCTGAGTGGGGCGGAGGACAGCACACCACCCGAGCCCACCCTGCgcaccctggggctgccccagcccggcTTCCATGCCATCATCCTGGACTTCAGCCCTGTCAACTTCGTGGACACCGTCTCCATCAAGATCCTGAAGAAC atCTTCAGGGATTTCCGTGAGATAGAAGTGGACGTCTTCGTTGCCGGCTGCCCGG TGGCCGTCCTCACCCAGCTGGAGCGGGGCAACTTCTTCAGCTCGGCCATCACCAAGCACTGCTTCTTCCCCTCGGTGCACGCCGCCATGATCCACATCAGCAGGGAGCGGCACCAGGCCTCG GTGGACCTCAGCACCAGAATGTAG